One part of the Acidobacteriota bacterium genome encodes these proteins:
- the speB gene encoding agmatinase yields MSESETLPMNFGGIDDENYSKLDTAEVLILPVSYEGTVSYGTGTGAGAMAIIDASRNMELYEEETDSEVYKIGIHTLPEFTSRETPELMMSELYSYTKKLLELNKFICMLGGEHSVSAPIIKAHNEKYENLSVIQIDAHADLRDTYDGTPHSHASIMARVVKDLRIPAVQVGIRSISGEEARSLSEGLPTKIFWARDIAGRTDWIDEAIEGLSENVYLTIDIDGLDPSIVPTTGTPEPGGLGWYETLTLIRKLAEKKRVVGMDLVEYSYFENYDSPAFLCSKLVYKSLAYIFDGKTPKVMVAG; encoded by the coding sequence ATGTCTGAATCAGAGACCTTACCGATGAATTTCGGCGGTATCGACGACGAGAATTACTCGAAACTCGATACCGCCGAGGTTTTAATATTGCCTGTATCATACGAAGGTACTGTCAGTTACGGCACCGGCACCGGAGCCGGTGCGATGGCAATCATTGATGCTTCGCGCAATATGGAATTGTATGAAGAAGAGACCGATTCTGAAGTTTACAAGATCGGTATACACACTTTGCCAGAATTTACTTCGCGCGAAACGCCTGAATTAATGATGTCAGAGCTCTACAGTTACACGAAGAAACTGCTCGAACTCAACAAATTCATCTGTATGCTCGGCGGTGAACATTCTGTGTCGGCACCGATAATCAAGGCTCACAACGAAAAATACGAAAATCTGAGCGTCATCCAGATCGACGCACACGCGGATCTTCGAGATACCTATGACGGAACGCCGCACTCGCACGCATCGATTATGGCTCGAGTGGTCAAGGATTTGCGAATTCCGGCCGTTCAAGTTGGAATCCGTTCGATCTCCGGCGAAGAAGCTCGTTCACTAAGCGAAGGTTTACCAACGAAGATCTTCTGGGCACGAGACATTGCCGGCAGGACCGACTGGATCGATGAGGCCATCGAAGGGCTAAGTGAAAACGTCTATTTGACCATCGATATCGATGGACTCGACCCAAGTATTGTGCCGACGACCGGTACGCCGGAGCCCGGCGGATTGGGTTGGTACGAAACATTAACTCTCATACGCAAACTTGCTGAAAAGAAACGAGTTGTGGGCATGGACCTCGTAGAGTATTCATATTTTGAGAACTATGATTCGCCTGCGTTCCTTTGCTCAAAACTAGTTTACAAATCGCTCGCATATATCTTTGATGGCAAGACGCCTAAGGTAATGGTGGCAGGCTGA
- a CDS encoding deoxyhypusine synthase family protein, producing the protein MVAQKKTKSSKFLTVPTRPVPIDRDRSVAGLLEKMEGAGFGAKQLAEAHRIWLDMLDDNSTIYLCGSGNLITSGMRRLLAYVIKNRFVDVIVVSGTVIYNDIHEILGRNHYQAHPSMSDEDLDASDVMRIGDVLANNEEYQEADEWIGSVINQLDLTRSYSIREFLHLMGRELSEIAHEDGILTSAYKARIPVYCPDLPGSEIAIGIARAKFEKKINISFDLTQDTMEMMQIAQKTRNSGIISLGSTNSQKMANVAEISSYITRTNVRGHKYAISISTDSAPLDIRTPSYGGNHISQFGKLLRGATTAYVPCDPSIALPMIITALSQTAAKFMKGRKRPSFSFAGRDLGIDVP; encoded by the coding sequence ATGGTAGCTCAAAAGAAAACAAAGTCTTCTAAATTTTTGACGGTTCCGACGCGGCCTGTTCCGATCGATCGCGATCGCTCGGTCGCCGGACTGCTCGAGAAAATGGAAGGTGCAGGATTTGGTGCAAAACAACTGGCGGAAGCACACCGCATTTGGCTCGATATGCTCGATGACAATTCGACCATATATCTATGCGGCTCAGGAAACTTGATTACATCGGGAATGCGTCGTTTGCTCGCATATGTGATAAAGAACCGATTTGTTGATGTTATCGTCGTGAGCGGAACAGTGATATACAACGATATTCACGAAATTCTCGGCCGTAATCACTATCAGGCTCATCCGAGCATGAGCGACGAAGATCTCGACGCTTCGGACGTTATGCGCATCGGCGATGTACTGGCAAATAACGAAGAATATCAAGAAGCGGACGAATGGATAGGGAGCGTGATCAACCAACTCGATCTGACACGCTCATATTCGATACGTGAGTTTCTGCACCTGATGGGGCGCGAATTGTCCGAGATCGCACACGAAGACGGTATTCTTACATCGGCTTACAAAGCAAGAATCCCTGTTTATTGTCCGGATTTGCCGGGATCGGAGATCGCAATTGGTATCGCCCGTGCTAAGTTTGAAAAAAAGATAAATATATCGTTCGACTTGACGCAAGATACGATGGAAATGATGCAGATCGCTCAAAAAACGCGAAATTCTGGCATCATTTCACTAGGAAGCACAAACAGCCAGAAAATGGCCAATGTCGCTGAAATATCGTCGTACATTACGCGAACAAACGTTCGCGGTCACAAATACGCGATATCGATCTCAACCGATTCGGCACCGCTCGACATTCGCACACCTTCTTACGGTGGAAATCACATATCTCAATTTGGCAAATTGCTCCGCGGAGCAACGACGGCGTACGTGCCGTGCGATCCGTCCATTGCCCTTCCGATGATCATAACTGCATTGTCGCAGACCGCTGCAAAGTTTATGAAGGGTCGAAAGCGGCCTAGTTTTAGCTTTGCGGGACGCGATCTTGGCATCGATGTTCCATAA